Genomic segment of Trichoderma breve strain T069 chromosome 7 map unlocalized scaffold00007, whole genome shotgun sequence:
CACAAAGAGCCAGGAAAATTATTGAAGGCTTCAAAGTATACAGGTCCAACGTAGACTGCGGACGGAATGCCATTAGAGCCCGTCTCGACTAGGATGGACTGTTCTTGAGACGCATTGTAATATGTACGGTCGCTAGCACTAGATGTTAGCACTGGAGATATATTTTGTCGACAGACGGGTCATACGCAGAAGTGCCTCCTACTCGGATATAAGGATGTTTCCCAGTCTTGCTGTATAGGAGATCTAGGATATCACGGGAGAATAAGTTAGGGTGACTATTGTTTCCTATTGGGGCTCAATTAGCTTGGAGTCACCCATTGATATGCTCAGAAACAGCCTACCAGCAAAATCAGGAAGCCAATGGgcgggaaaagaaaaagaggcgaaaGCGTGATCTACAACTTGGGATGCTCCATGAGGCACAGTACCAGGAGCTGCAACTCTAATCGGGGAATCAGAAGTTGCTGTAGCTCGCTGGTACAGAAAGAGAGCCGCAAGGAGAGTCTGGCGCATCATTTTGGTACAAACAAAATGGCAGAGGGGGATGAAACGTCAAACATATGAAGAACTCGATGTTTAGTTGCAGTATCCGGGAACTGCTGGGCTTATATATCCATTCTACCTGATGCCAGCCTTCTAAAACAGGCTGGTTCACGGCAAGCATTAGAGAATACGCATAGTACTTCTGAAGCTGTTATTCCAATGAAGACATTCAACCTAGACAGGTCGTCATTGTAGCTAGCTCAAACAAGGCATAAATCACTCCACAAACTTGCCTCTCGGCCTACACGGGAGCGTCAATCAGGGGAGAAACCCCGTAAAACATTTCGATGCGGAGGGGATAGTAGCGGCTTTCGGTAGCTATCAACCGGAGCTCGGCGGGATCGCGGTGAGGGGCTCCAGCATATTCTCGACTTGCTGACGGCTTTCGGGTGGCAGGCAACGTTTAAGAGcagccttcatcatctttcgGTGTAAGCCGAATGTTTAAATCCATGAGATTTGATCAATGTCAATTAGAGCGCAATTGCAAGAAAGATTTCGCCGTAAATAAAGCCTAGGGGGGACACTATTGCCAACGGTGTTTGGAAACGAACCCGCGATGTAGCCGAGTTTTTCGGCGCGTCAAACTAAGTAGAGTCAATTACGATTCTACAAACGTCAAAAGACACAACCAACGCAGATATAAGCATCAGGGTTGATCAAAATAGAAGACATAAGAAGACAATGATCAGAATACTTTTGCCCCTGTCTCTAGCGGAAGATGCAGCTCACTGTGAAAATGATCACACGGCGCTCTCTCAGCGCGTGGAAGCATGTTACATAGATTTCAGGCAATATTCGGCTTCCTGTGAACTGTGAACTGTGGCACTCTCATCGAACTCAGCTGCCATTCTATTATCAGTTTATAGATTGCTTCACTCGTGTATCCTTTTTGGTACAGATGGAGCCCATTGGTAAGACTGTGCGATAGCAAAAAATACCTGATCGCGCGCGCCTGGGTTGCCATCATGCATTTCACATCCGGAGTGAGTGAGCCAAAGGGTGTGACAGAATCCGTGACTTATTATTACCGATAAATCGCCCGATATTCGTTTTCGCGTTGCGAATCCCCTGCCTCAAAATAACCATAACTCGTATTGATTCTTCTAATCCTTATAGTAATTACGCGAATATGTCAAAACTATTTATACAGCGTGAACACTATGCTATTGTGAAGACCAAGAGCAATGGCCGATGGGTTACACTAGTGGCTTACCCTATGTCGCTATAAGTAAGTATCTTAGACCATTGCGGAAGGAAACAGCGGCTACATTATGTTGCTAGAAATTAGCAGCGCTGGAGGGCATTAGTGGGAGTATCGCATCTTCGCAAACTATCATGAACCGATAAATACATACAAAGCTAAAGCTGAACGCAGTGCACGCATCAACATTGCGATCGTCGGATTTGCAATGGCTTCGTCAAAATTCTACAGCCGTAAAACAAAACTAATGTCCCGGGGGTCGATGACGTATTGTGTAATAGATATCGAGTTTGGGTGACCTGATGTAGTACTCTTATATCGAGATCACAGATTACACATGAACTTGTGATTGTTGTTTGACGCCCGTTCTCGGCTACGGATTCataataagtaatataagGATATTGCGAGAGTACATATGAGAAGTTGGCATATCGATCTTGCTGAGCGGATTACAAAAATTATTTCCTTGAACGACCGTTGGCTAGGCGGTCAACTAGCATCCCACCGACCGCACTTTCCACGATGTGGCGTCCTCTTTTCctatcatcatctttgctcaCAAGTGCGTCCATAGCTGCCGCACTAACAGCTGCCGTAACGGCTCGTCGAGATCTCTCTGGATCGTGTCGTGCTCGGATAGCCTCCGTAACACCTGCTGTTAGGGCCGCTGTCGCTACCTCCACAAGGCGGTGTTCGCTACGAGCCCGAGTACGAGACcggtggtgacgatgatcTCGACGTCGGTattcgacatcatcttcgttATGCAGGGATCGGCCACGACGACCGGATTGCCGTACCTCACGGTAAGACATTGCTTCATCCTGCCCATGTCTGCCACCATGGTGATTATGATGCCTTCGAGTTTGCCGGTCATGATAGTCGACGACCCGTTCCCTCCCAGGTCGTCTAGTAGTCGATTTCACTTCGCGAAAATGGCCCTCCTCGATGGGACGAGTAGATTCGTAACGCCGGCCCGGAGGAGGGGAATAGGACGTTCCATAGCGGATATCGTCGTCGCTATATTCATCAGAGCTGCGCCGTCTTGGCATGATGTATGATATGTCTTTGAAGGTCCAAACAAGAAAGTAATATAGATGTAAAGGTAAAAATCGATAAAGTTGGGCAACGTTCTCGTGTCGACAGACTATTATGTTAATTCTGGTTATActgaaacagaaaaaaaataagaaacTTGTTTTAATCAGTATATAGCGAAATGAAATCATTCATTCTATTTAGGTTAAGTGATAAGCGCTTCAATCTGTCGATCTGTGGCAGCTGGGAGTGCATTTTGGTGAACTATGACCCTGGAAATTTGCCCTTAGCCTTAATGAGTATGACATACCTCTGACTCATGCTCGACATCATAACGGTTTTATCTTATCTCAAATGAAGAAATGAAATGAGTGAACAAACTAAACATCATATTCGCTGATCGTGGGCTTGTTACAGAAATGATGCTGGCGCACCTCTTTTCAGCGTCCACAGTCCAACAGGGGTTTCCGCAATTCATCTTGTGCGTAGAAAATATCGTGAATTAATATCCTTTGTTAAAAATGTACCCCAAGCCATAGACTAGGTATTTCAACAATATCGGGAATTATCCTCACACACTGTCATTAGGTGGAAGATCTTCTAGAAATTCGGAGTCTGTAGCTATGAATGCCGGTTTTGCTCTCTGCCTGAACTGTGGGCACTCGCAAATAAAACTCGGTGTATATTTAGAACTAAAATCGAGAGCGCCTTGAGGAGAATACTGGCTTCCTATAAATTTGTCAGGCATAGTCGCAGAAATCCCATCATTCGTCCCATTCCCTTCCCACCAGCAGTTTTTGAACCATTTTCATGAAGCGCTTCCTGTACTCAAACGGTTCCGTAGTGATTGTCATGGGACCTTGCCCAGCCCAAACGTTAAAGACCCCAACGATGCCAGACATGGTCCTCGCGTGAAACTTATGTCGAGCCCAGAAAAAGTCCAGCAAGACGGCACGATACACCCATTGCTCGTCACTTGAGACCACGCCTGTCCTCCAACAGTCAATCGGTGTTGCCGCCAATTTAGTTTGGGCAGCCGGTTGACTAGGTCCAGCATAAGCTGGTTCTGCTGTGTAGGGATAGCGCACAAGGAATAATGAGTAATCTAAGACATTGAAGTCGGCCAGGAATTTTGTGTCTGTATCCAACAAAGCCATCAGCTCTTCCGTAGCCTCATGCGATATTTGCACTTTGCCTGGGAAGTGATCCACCAGCTTGTTCTTCACACTTTGCGACGCCAAGTTGCCATTTGCAATATCACGCTCCGGGAAAAAATAGTCCTTCGGCTTCAGATCATATGTTTCACAATGTGACGCATCGCCAGCCTGCCCAGTGCCATAAAGGAGGTTCTCCATGACAACATGGTGTGTTGGTTCAGTGCCGAATATGCCCCCCAGAGTGGTATGCGAAACTTGCAGCAGGTCAGTGATGCGCACCAGGAGACTGTCAGGATGTTCCCGCATATGGATCAGATACGGCGTAAGCAGTTCCTGCGTGAAGAAATGATGCTCGAAGTGTCTGTCCAGAGACTTGACAATGTATTTACCGTCCAAACTCTCAAAAAACGTAGAGCCACTATATCCAAGGCTCCCCATTGGGACCAGAGTTGTCGCATGCTGTTCACTAGACCCTAGTGACGGGCTCTCGTCTGCGGGTTGAAAAGATCGTGTGTATGCACCATTGTTCAAATGCCACACGTCGTGTCTTAGAGCAAGAAAATCATCACCTCGGTATAGTTTTAGGTCCAAATTCcatatataaaaaaagttgaaCAGGTGATGTATGAGTTGTGCAAATAACGATCGCGTCTTTTGTTCCCTCTCGGCATTTTCGCCGTTCACGATGGCACGGACAATCTTGGTGGAGATGCGGCGCGTGCGGCCCTGCATTCTGCTCAACAAGATATCATCCGTTCTGAACAAATCCAAGAGACGATTTCAGTTGCGAGACGAGAAATTTTTCAACAGCTCCTATTCGTGCCGTGGAATTAAGACGCTCTCTTGCGATTAACGTTTGACGTCACAGATACGCCAGTAGCCTTGCACAGTTATCTTTTGCCATCACAGCTGTGTTCTGCTTCCACTTGTGCTATCTAATTGTTAGCCATACCTTTCGTTGTCAATCAGACGCATCGATTCATCCTTATCGCGGCAAGCCCTAAGTTGCGGTACATGAAAGCAACAATTACTCAAGTTGTCGAACGGCAGAATCAGGCGTTGCTAATAACCAAGGGTCGCACATTATGAAGATGTGTGCTGTGAAACATACTGGTTGGCTCGGAGTACCTCCAGTGTCGTACACTAATAAGCGCCCTTGCATCTGGCCCGATGAGTAAGTTACTCAACTGGAACGTACaattccaactccaactgTTCCAACAACACCTGCaccaaagagaaagagcaAACTCTGTACATAGCAACCATTTGTTCGcgtaaaaaagaaaaagatgtcCCAAATAAGGTACAGTGATCCTGTATCTCGTTCGACCCCCGAGCAGGTTACACCGAAGTCTCCGACTTTGCGCCAACAACGTTATCTTCGTCAACACGGACAATTTCTCAAGAGAATCATTTCTCCAGACAATCATTTCCTAAAGTATATGTCTACTAGGACGATAGCTCTGTATCACAATATTCTTTGTAGAAATATCTGCTGTGCAGGGTAATACTAGCGAGAAAAATGTGTTCTAACTTTGCAGACAGAGAAAATTTGCTTCACCGTTGCTATTCTGCAAGTATCTATTACTGTATGACCTCTATTAGTAGTCGTGATGAAGTGGCTCGAGTAAAAAAGGGGCTACAGCGTCGATTGTCGACTCCAAGCCCATTCAAGGTATCATGTAgtgtttgtttctttgttaCTTTATGTCTAGGCCTCGAATTACATCTGATGATGAACCTAATATAAGGATTAGTAGCCTACACTTTGGGCTATAAATATCTTATGTGCCAACAAAATCGATAAGAAGGATTCTTCAAAATAATAATACAACTTTACGAAGCCAAGATCATCAGCCGTTCCCCATATCAGACAAGAGTCGCCAGACAAATTGTGTTGAGCACTCCAGTTGCCTCCGTGATGAAAAGTACTGCGCCCAACCGCCCATCCCTGCACCGTCGTCTCCACCTGAAGTTTGAAGTGATGAGGAGACTTGGATCTCCACGAAATGTGAACGGGCGCTGATGAGCTCTTTTGGTAGCACGCCTAAAAGCTCTGTTGGTAGTAGAGATGACTTGGGCGGTTAGCAGGCCGCTCTCGAATGAGGCCGCGAAGAATAATTGGACGTGCTTCTCCCATGCACGATGCTTCTGCCTGTAGAACTAAGGAGCCTGAAGATTATGACGGGTTAAGGCCCAATAGCAAAGGTAGAGAGGGGGGAAGCGGCCTTGCGGGCCACGGAACTAACAAGCGAGTCATATTAACGAAACCTATTGGATGCTAGTTGCTGCAGGAGTGATGCAGGAGTCCTGCATGTGCGAACAACAGCGCATGATTGCTGGCAAATGCACCTATTATTGCGCGCTACATGCCTTATTGGCGCCGCATGCTGCCACGTAGATACTGCTGCCCAATGTGGCTTATAGAAATGGATACATTTTTGGTTAAGGGCCACCACGTCAATATTGCATGGTCCCAGTTGGTAGTTAGCGCACTTTGAAAGACATCAGGAGAGAATTATAAAAGAGGCCACAGTGAACTCTCCTGAAGATATTTTATTCTGCATTGCAACAACATTCACATCATCTCACAACATCCGCATTAACCAACACTTCGAACTAAACTCCTcgctttttgcttcttctcattttcCATTCACAATGGCTCTGGTATGCAGACACGAATATTTTGAAATATATCTTCCCATCTGACAACATGTTTGCAGCAAAACGTTCAAGTCCGCCCCCACGAGACCGCTGATCTCAACGAACTTGAGACGTATGTCACATTCCTTATAGCACTGCGAATACTGCTAATCTTTTATAGATTCATTGAGTCTCTCATCGGTCAAACCGTCCCTTCTACTGTCTCCCGAGTTCctgtcttctctttcaaGTAAGCTTAAACACTTCAACATGTTATTGAAGTGGCATCATTACTTACTATAGCTTAGGACGTCGGAAGAGAATGTCAAGTTGATCAAGGACAAGTTTGGCAATGATTGCATTATCGACGCCGTCAACTGTTAAACGAATGGGCAATTGTCATGCAACAGCATCCATAACGATATTCATGAACTTGGGGTATATAATAACCGGAATTCGACAGTACAGGGTCTGGTTGGAAAGTAACAGAGTGATAAAGAAGCTCTAACGACAAATGGCTGGAATAACATAGAAGAATATATTGATATATATCTTGCATCCTTGTGCCTTCAATTCACGCCGCATTGTTTACTTTTCGGATCTCCTATTATCCCCTAGGAGTCACTTTGCTCTGAGCTAGCTAATTATTGTGATAATATATGTGCAGTAATCAACGAGAGACATGGTTTTTATGTCCGTAAAATGAAATTGAGACTagaaaaaatgaaaacgCCTATAATTTACATCATACTGTAAAACTTCCTCTTAGTAGACAAGGAGCAGTTTCCGCCAGCTGAGGGTAGCACTTTTCAACCAATGAGGAGATGTGATTATAGTATGTGACTCTGTTCAACCTAGCAACTTTACTCAATTGCAGATTTCTGATGATATGATTGAACCCAAATTAGTTGGCTAACAAAGAAGTCAGAATGTCAGGCTATCGAACACCATATATGGGACATTTAAGACACGTCAACTGTTACTTGTGATTCATTAGAAACCGTTCCATATCTTATCTTGCCATTGATCTCGAAAAGTGGAACTAGTAACTGTGCTGTCTGTGGTCCTCGAAATGTGTGGGTTGACTGTCGATAATCTACAGTGGACATGATGAGAATTGACAATTCTTTTCGGGATGCGAAAAAAGGTATATTGGAAATAATCTAAGTAAAAAGACTACTGCTGCTAATCTCACGTCTATAACCTACTCCGTCTTGCCTACTGATTGTGGACTGAAGGGCTATGAACATGGGGATTCAGCCCACTATCAGAAGCTCTACAGGAGTGCAGAATTCTTTATTGACCGTGGTATTGTCTTGTTTGTAATAACAGtcttgaaagaaaagaaaaaaaggtttaTGACGATAATTGTTGTATCAATATCCTAGCTGAAGATTTCACATATACTGTGGCTCATACTAAGGTATGTTGGGAGATATGCTTTGTATATTGCAGGTCTTCCGGCCTTTATAATGTGAATTGAGGCTGTAGTAGACCATCAAACCCGGTAGGCTATATATTCAGCAACGTTTCTTGTTGTATTGACGCTTGTCTACTGTCGCATGAAGCCTTTTTTGGCTGAATTGAGCACTTTTGACTATGTGTGATTTGGGTTTCTGGTTTTATATAGTGGGGTTAGTCGCATCAGGTATTTTGCCGACCGGTTATACCGCAAGGGCTGAAGTGAGCTTCACTAAGCCGACGGCCGCAACTATTACGGCATGTAACCCTGCAGTCAATTTGATGCCTTCTGCCTTAATATTTAGATTAAATCAGGAGCTATGACCCCTGTATATAACCTTAAAGCATCTTTTGGGTGCTGCTGATATCTTCAAAAAGCCGAATACTCTTATTCAGGCTCAATGCCTGACTCAACTTCCAGGGGTAAGATACTATGGACATCTCCCAAGTAGGCACATCTACCAGAGTGTCCTCATTTCAGGTTGCTATCACACAAGATTGATATTGCGGAGAATCGGTCCGGGTCCGATGTATATAGTAGATCACTATCCAAAAGGTATCCATAGGAAATGCCCATGACTATATAACATATTCTGGAATCCATCTATCTTTTGGATTGGGAACATCATACCATCCAAATTTTaacctcttcctcaccaTTCAGGTATCATCTTTTTCACACACTTCTAGGCCACGAATCCAAGATTTAGTTGATCACATACAGGTGTGTAATTCCTCATATCGCTATATGCAAAACCGTTCAGCCAGGAGAATATGTACCCAATGGTCAATTTCGCAGACATCCTTTTGCTAATCATGGCTACCTAGTTTTTCCATATTTCCTTCGTAATGAATAAGCCTATGAGTTCATTGCTGCTTGCAGCTACTTTACTGGCTGGCGGCTCTATTGCCCAGCAAACTGTTTGGGGGCAATGCGGAGGTCAAGGATGGAGCGGCCCGACTAGTTGCGTTGCTGGATCTGCTTGTTCTACTCTCAACCCCTACTACGCTCAATGCATTCCTGGAGCCACTACCATGTCTACCACAACCAAGCCGACCTCCGTTTCAGCATCAACGACCAGGGCGAGTGCAACATCGTCCGCTACTCCGCCACCTAGCTCTGGCCTCACCAGGTTTGCTGGAGTTAATATTGCCGGATTCGATTTTGGCTGTGGGACTGATGGAACCTGCGTCACTTCGAAGGTATACCCACCGCTGAAGAACTATGCTGGCACAAACAACTACCCTGATGGCGTTGGTCAAATGCAGCACTTTGTCAACGATGACAAGTTAACCATTTTCCGCCTCCCTGTGGGATGGCAGTACCTTGTGAACAATAACTTGGGTGGAACTCTGGATTCAAACAACTTTGGTAAATACGACCAGCTGGTTCAGGCTTGCCTCTCTCTGGGCGTATACTGCATTGTTGATATACACAACTATGCACGCTGGAATGGCGGGATTATTGGCCAAGGTGGGCCTACAAATGATCAGTTTACCAGTCTTTGGTCACAGTTGGCGCAGAAGTACGCCTCTCAGTCGAAGGTTTGGTTCGGAATCATGAACGAGCCACATGATGTGAATATTAACACATGGGCTACTACTGTTCAAGCTGTTGTCACTGCTATCCGCAATGCCGGCGCTACCTCACAGTTTATTTCCTTGCCAGGAAATGATTGGCAATCTGCTGGAGCGTTTATTTCTGATGGAAGTGCAGCCGCCTTATCTCAGGTCAAGAACCCTGATGGTTCCACAACCAATCTGATTTTCGATCTACATAAGTACCTGGATTCGGATAACTCTGGCACTCACGCTGATTGTGTCACAAACAACGTCAACGATGCTTTCTCACCTGTTGCCACTTGGCTCCGTCAAAACAACCGCCAGGCTATCCTGACTGAGACAGGCGGCGGTAACACTCAATCATGCATTCAATATCTTTGCCAACAGTTCCAATACATAAATCAAAACTCCGATGTCTACCTTGGCTACGTGGGCTGGGGTGCAGGCTCATTCGATAGCACTTATATCCTTACAGAGACCCCGACAGGTAGCGGAAGCTCCTGGACTGATACGTCTCTTGTAAGCTCATGCATTTCCCGGAAATAGCGTTGAAGCATTGAGTCCAGCCGCAAAAGCTTTTCCATTCTCGTTTATTCTTCCGGTTGAACATAGTTGTTATTCTATGGTCTTTCTGTATTTATCATATTTTTCACATATTTTCGTCAATATCGTACACAATTTCTTGTCCAATACTCCGCGGTGCTTATTTCAATTCTCATGCCGTGCCCTGCATTCTGCCACAATAACATCTAGGTATGTAACGACCAATGTGAGATGTCTGCTACACATGCAGAATCTGTATCACCGATGCGACCATTTCCTCCAAAAAATATTTCAGAGCCTTGGATTCCAATATAGAGCAAATGAGACTCATCACCGCAGTATAACCTGACTCATTAGTGAAAAGAAGCTTCGATGACAAATAGTGAGCGGTAACGCTATCACAGCTCAGCAATCTAACAATCTTCTAACAATGCGAAGATGAACACTGCTATCTATGCGTATTACTGATACCACGAAGAGTATTTCGTATCGTCCAAGAGTGAATATATTATTTCAACGTGACCATAAGAAATCGGGCAATTGATGGCTTATTATGatctttcttttgcttttaaTGCGCTATTAGTAAAGCTGGGCAGGCTTACCAACTTCGCTTCCAACTATCTAGATCTGTATGGGATTCTGATTTCTAATATGGCCGCCAATTGTCCTGAAGGAGTGTGGATAGTCTAACTGGTCTATCATTATATTACAATGATGAGCTCTGAGTCCCGGAGTGAAACACAAATAGAGTTCTTGTTACCGGGGTAAGCTGATGTCAAATGGACAGCAACTTTTTCCGAGCTCATAAAGGAGTCTAGCTAGATTAGTCACGCCATTTCTGCAGCTGCACTGCTTTGTGCCTCTGTATTTAAGTAGTTCGATATAATGCGAACAATGAATTCAGATTGAATCTCTATCTTTTATTGGATAAGCACTTAATAGACATAAGATTGGACAACAACGACTAATTGTCACAATGTGGAGCGATACCTCTATTCCTGATCTTACCGGAAAAGTCGCGCTGGTGACGGGCGGAAAGTTGGTGATCCACATGCTTCTGCCTTCTATAACGCCAAACTTACATTCTTGATTTAGTACTGGAATTGGTCTTCAAACAGTCAAACAGCTGGCATTGCATGGTGCCAAAGTGTATATGGGAGCCAGATCTGAATCTcgagcaaaagaagcaatCGAGAGCATCCTTTCGGAAAACCATACCATTGGTCAAGACCATATAATatggctgccattggattTGTCGAAACTATTCAATATCGTGGAGGCTGCACAGTTGCTGTCATCTTGGGAAAAAAGATTAGATATCTTGAGTGCGCTCGCATTTCATTCCGTGTACCATAGTCCAACGCTGATAATCAGTGGTCTCCACAGTCAATAATGCCGGCATCGCAGCAGATGATTTCACTACGACCACAGAAGGCTTTGAGTCAACAATTGCTGTCAAGTAAGTGATTATTTCACCTATTAAATATTGCATTCATTTTGTTAATATTAGCATATATAGTCACATTGGTCATTTTGTACTCACTACGAAACTTTTGCCGCTTCTCAAAGCCACTGCATCTCAAGCTGGCTCTGATGTCCGCGTCGTGACAGTGAGTTTCCTAGTCGACTAATATTATGAAAACATTTGCTAAGCACACGATACTCAGATTAGCTCTTCTGCTGAGAGATTTGCACCTAAACATAATGTTTTCGCAACAATCAAAGATCTTAGCGATCCTGGAACGACCAACCCGAACGGTTATACTTCACGAACGGTTATCTTCAGTCGCTATGGTGCTAGTAAATTAGCGAACATTCTTTTTACAGGGGAATTGCAGAGACGACTGGATCAAGAAGACGTTAAAATTATTGCACTGGCACTCGACCCCGGCCCAGTTGCTACCGATGGTGGTATGGGAGTCTTTCCTAGCTTTCTGAAACCGGTCTTAAAATTAGTGATAAAAAGCCCCGAAAAGGGTGCTCTAAATCAACTTTTTTGCGCAACTGCAAAGGAAGTTATAGACGAGCCAAAGACATACAAAGGTAAGTTCTTGACCGCACCGGGGAAGATAAGCGCTGGATCGGAAAGATCGCGCGACAATGAGCTGGCTCAATCTTTGTGGCGGATTACAGAGGAGGCTTTAAAGAATGTTGGAGTATCATAATCGGCTGGCAGCGAACACTTAGGGCGACATTTACATTACTCCTAATATAATTTTGAGATTGCTACCGGCATAGATCCGGCATCGGATACTTCCCGAATACATTGTGGCAATCCCCTTTGAAGGAAATCATCAGGGTGGAGATCCAACCTCTAACGTGCTAATCTTTCATCACTGTTTCACTCTCGACTCTATATCGCGACTTCACTATCTTCACTATGCTTACAGCTTGTTATATCTATCAATCTTGGCTTGGGACACCCAGCTGCATAGTAACACTATCATGTACAATTTCTTCAGAGAAAGCAACATATCCTCTTCCTTTGACAAATGTTGCGTTCCACGGCCCTTgggtctttttctttgccagcTCGGTATAGAAGGCGGCATGAGCCGGGCCATCAATGGCACCATACACTGGATCTCCGTCAAGTTTCCGCTCATCAGCGAAGTAAAATCTGCATTGGTGTCATCAATTAGGATCATATCACTTAGTTGCCTGATTGAACTCA
This window contains:
- a CDS encoding phosphatidylinositol-4-phosphate 5-Kinase domain-containing protein, which translates into the protein MQGRTRRISTKIVRAIVNGENAEREQKTRSLFAQLIHHLFNFFYIWNLDLKLYRGDDFLALRHDVWHLNNGAYTRSFQPADESPSLGSSEQHATTLVPMGSLGYSGSTFFESLDGKYIVKSLDRHFEHHFFTQELLTPYLIHMREHPDSLLVRITDLLQVSHTTLGGIFGTEPTHHVVMENLLYGTGQAGDASHCETYDLKPKDYFFPERDIANGNLASQSVKNKLVDHFPGKVQISHEATEELMALLDTDTKFLADFNVLDYSLFLVRYPYTAEPAYAGPSQPAAQTKLAATPIDCWRTGVVSSDEQWVYRAVLLDFFWARHKFHARTMSGIVGVFNVWAGQGPMTITTEPFEYRKRFMKMVQKLLVGREWDE
- a CDS encoding cellulase (glycosyl hydrolase family 5) domain-containing protein, which codes for MNKPMSSLLLAATLLAGGSIAQQTVWGQCGGQGWSGPTSCVAGSACSTLNPYYAQCIPGATTMSTTTKPTSVSASTTRASATSSATPPPSSGLTRFAGVNIAGFDFGCGTDGTCVTSKVYPPLKNYAGTNNYPDGVGQMQHFVNDDKLTIFRLPVGWQYLVNNNLGGTLDSNNFGKYDQLVQACLSLGVYCIVDIHNYARWNGGIIGQGGPTNDQFTSLWSQLAQKYASQSKVWFGIMNEPHDVNINTWATTVQAVVTAIRNAGATSQFISLPGNDWQSAGAFISDGSAAALSQVKNPDGSTTNLIFDLHKYLDSDNSGTHADCVTNNVNDAFSPVATWLRQNNRQAILTETGGGNTQSCIQYLCQQFQYINQNSDVYLGYVGWGAGSFDSTYILTETPTGSGSSWTDTSLVSSCISRK
- a CDS encoding short chain dehydrogenase domain-containing protein, which translates into the protein MWSDTSIPDLTGKVALVTGGNTGIGLQTVKQLALHGAKVYMGARSESRAKEAIESILSENHTIGQDHIIWLPLDLSKLFNIVEAAQLLSSWEKRLDILINNAGIAADDFTTTTEGFESTIAVNIYSHIGHFVLTTKLLPLLKATASQAGSDVRVVTISSSAERFAPKHNVFATIKDLSDPGTTNPNGYTSRTVIFSRYGASKLANILFTGELQRRLDQEDVKIIALALDPGPVATDGGMGVFPSFLKPVLKLVIKSPEKGALNQLFCATAKEVIDEPKTYKGKFLTAPGKISAGSERSRDNELAQSLWRITEEALKNVGVS